ttctgtttaacttgtttgccttcttttaccttttatgtaCCGCCCTTTACCTTTTAGTGACCTTTTTAAAgagtatttaccttcttttactttaCATTTAACTTGATTTCCCTTTAATTTACCCTCTACTACAATTATTTATCTTTTTTCACCTTTTATTTAAcacatttaccttctatttacctgatttttaccttttatttaccttattttaccctctgttaacttttttttaccttgttttaccttttatGTACCTACTTTTAACTTTTcagttaccttttatttaccttattttaccttctgtttaacttgtttgccttcttttaccttttatgtaCCTCTTCTTACCTTTTAGTTACCTTTTTAAAGAgtgtttaccttcttttactttaTATTTAACTTGATATCCCTTTAATTTACCATCTATTACATTCATTGACCttttatttaacatgtttttaccttctatttacctgttTAAACTTTTCATTAACTTTATATTTACCTTTCATTTACCTTTTATTCACCTATGTACCTTTTTTCACCTTTTATTTAACatgtttaccttctatttacctcattttaaccttttttgtaacttattttaccttctgtttaacttgtttaccttcttttaccttttaataTACCTCCTTTTACCTTTTTGTTACcgtttttaaatagtatttatcTTCTTTTACTTTATATTTAACTTGATTTCCTTTTAACTTACCATCTACTacaattatttaccttttttcacCTTTTATTTAACACATTTACCATCTATTTACCTGCTTTTTACctgttatttaccttcttttaccctcTGTTTACCTGCTTTTACCTTCTGTTTACCttttttaccttgttttatcTTTTATGTACCTTCTTTGAACTTTTcagttaccttttatttaccttattttaccttgtgTTTAACTTGTttgccttcttttaccttttatgtaccttcttttaccttttagttacctttttaaatagtatttaccttcttttactttaTATTTGACTTGATTTTCCTTTAATTTACCGTCTATTACATTTATTGACCTTGTATTCAAcatgttttaccttctatttacctgcTTTTACTTTTCattaactttttatttaccttttattcaccttctatttaacttgttttatctTGACAAGCTAAGCAGCATAAAAACTAAAGCTTTGATTGGCTGACTGGTGTCGTGTGGGCGGGGCTTCAATGTCAATCTATTTCCTGTgtgcatacatttattcatattaCTATACATGTACTAATATTACTAAACATTAATTAATAGTACTATATATTTACTCATATTTACTTACCTCATGTGTTCATTGCCCCGCCCACAGTGACATCATCGATGACGTCACATGTTTGTTTTTCCCTCGCTGACAGCACGGAGACGGTCAATGACGGCCGCTTCCACACTGTGGAGCTGCTGACCTTCAACCAAATGGTCAACCTGTCGGTGGACGGCGGCCAGCCCACCACGCTCGACAGTCGGGGGCGGAGCCAGGCGGCCATGGTGGAGGCCCCCCTCTATGTGGGAGGTAAGAGTGGGCGGGGCCTCTTTCTCTCTTAAACCTGAAAGAAAATACATGTCAAAATATAGATCAACTCATAAAATATTGATTTATTGGCTCATTATTAATCAGGTATGCCGGAGGAGGTGATTCCCGCCTCCCTGTCTCTGTCCTCGCCCAGCGCCAACGTGTCCAACGTGTCCAGCTTGCACGGATGCATCCGGAACCTTTACATCAACCACGAGCTGCAGGACTTCACGCGCGGGCACATGAAGGCGGGCGTGGTGCCAGGATGCCAGGCCTGCAGGAAGCTCTTCTGTCTGCACGGCGTCTGCCAGCCCAACGAAGCGCAGGTGAGACGCATCGACCAATCAGCACACGCCTTCCACAGTAGCCAATCAGAGCATGCTTGGACTTCCTATTGAACATTATTATCatcgttattattgttattattattattactattagtattgttgttgttattgttgttattattattattattattaatggttatattattattattattattatcattattgttagctattgttattattgttgttattattattaatattattgttattattattgtagttgttgttattaataataatacgtatattaatatattattattattattattacaataatattattattatcattagtattaacaataataataataacaataactaacaacaacaataataataataataatattaataataataatattattattattgttattgttgttattattattattattaatggttatattattattattatcattattattattattgttagctgtttttattattgttgatattattattaatatcattgttgttattattagtattattgttgttgttaataataataataagaatattattattattattattatacattatattattattataataataatattgttatgattaaaaacaacaataataaccataataataataataacaataactaacaataatattattgttattgttattgtaagtattgttattgttgttattattgttattattaatggttatattattatttttattatcattattattgttattgttgttgttattattattattttgttgttaataataatgataataataataataatattattattattattaatattatatattgtattattattaatattatatattatattattattattataacaacaacaataataataataataacaatagctaacaataataataatatattcaataataataataacaataataataataataatattagtattattattattgttattgttgttactaCACCGTTTGGAATAATTTATGTTTGCTTGTTGTtgaaatcaacatttaaaaaaatgaaaatcctGATCTACTAATAATGTTAtattaacacaataataataattatgatgatgatgataattataatatagtaataataataggaagaattatgatgataataatgatatgttaataatgataatgatcttTATGATAttaaatgatgatgataatgatgataataatcatAGATTTATGAATAATGTAATGGTGATGATGACTATATaatcataatgataataataataatggcaatggcaattataataatgataataattaataatgattatgagaataatgatgatgataaaatGATTCTAGCAATGATAGTGATCAtattaatgatgatgataatgttgatagtaaatataaaagtcataatgatgatgataaaaatgatgataataatagcaataataataaagatGATAATAGTAAAAATGACGATAataatgaaatgatgataataaaaactataataatgatgatgatgatgatgatagtaaTATTGATGATAATAAAGATGATCTTGATGATAATTacaattataatgatgatgatgatatagaTGATGATAAACATTATGATGATGATAATACTAataacctgcgatgaggtggcgacttgtccagggtgtaccccgccttccgcccgattgtagctgagataggctccagcgcccccgcgaccccgaaaggaataagcggtacaaaTGTTTGGATGGATAATACTAATAacgataaaataataaaatgatgatAAGAATAACAAAAAGTTATGACGATGATAAAATAATgatgataacaataatgataataaagaaCTATGATAATAATACTGATACAGAAGATTATCATAAGTACTAATGATAATGGCAATAAAAATGATGACATAATAAAAAAGGatgacaataattatgatgataatgatgaaaaAAGATGATGCGAGTATAATAATATTGATGATAAGAAACATGATGATAATAGTATAATGCCAATAAATAAAATGATGATGATAACAATGttagcaaaaataataatacaaatgataATGATAGTAAAAAGTTATGATTAAAATGAGGTTATAAATAATTCTAATACTAATgattataataatgatgataatattgGGGATGATGGTTATATgcatgataataatgatgatgattttaatgaagataacaatTTATGATAATAAAAATCATGGTGACATTAATATTGATAATGGTTATGCTGTTAATAAAAATGATGAAATAATGAtaaaatgatgtgtgtgtgtgtgtgtgtgtgcttgtgcgtgtgtgtgcttgtgcgtgtgtgtgcttgtgcgtgcgtgtgtgcgtgcgtgcgtgtgtgtgtgtgtgtgtgtgtgtgtgtgtgtgtgtgtgttttagggACCTGAGTGTCTCTGCCAGTCTGGTTGGAGCGGGCCACACTGTGACCAGCCAATCACAGGAGGCCACACTGGGGCAGTGGGCGTGGCCTCCACAGCAGCTGCTGTGGGTCCATGTGAAGGCAGCAAGTGAGTGTGAcgtcatcatcatcttcctcgtcattgtcatcatcatcgtcatcttcatcatcaccacaaaaatcaacatcatcatcttcctcatcataatcatcatcatcatcatcatcatcatcacctcaatcattatcatcatcatcatcttcctcatcatcaccacaatcatcatcatcatcatcatcttcctcatcatcaccataatcatcatcattatctTCCTCATCGtcaacatcttcatcatcatcatcaccacaatcatcaacatcattatcatcattggcatcatcatcttcctcatcatcaccataatattatcatcttcctcatcatcatcacctcAATCATTATCATCATCTTCCTCACCACCacaatcatcatcatcctcatcgtcAACATAATTTTCCTCATCATCAccacaatcatcatcatcatcatcatcattggcaTCATCGTCTTCCTCATCATCACATAATCATCATagtcatcatcatcttcctcatcgtcgacatcatcttcctcatcatcatcatcaccacaatcatcatcatcatcattggcatcatcatcttcctcatcatcaccataatcatcatcctcatcatcatcgttctcatcgtcatcatcatcttcctcatcgtcgacatcatcttcctcatcatcatcatcaccacaatcatcatcatcattggcatcatcatcttcctcatcatcaccataatcatcatcctcatcatcatcatcaccacaatcatcatcatcattggcatcatcatcaccataatcatcatcctcatcatcatcttcctcatcgtcatcatcatcttcatcatctttctcatcttcatcatcatcttcctcatcatcaccataatcatcatcctcatcatcatcttcctcatcgtcatcatcatctttctcatcttcatcatcatcttcctcatcatcaccataatcatcatcctcatcatcatcgtcCTCATCGTCGACATCatcttcctcatcatcatcatcaccacaatcatcatcatcattggcatcatcatcaccataatcatcatcctcatcatcatcttcctcatcgtcatcatcatcttcatcatctttctcatcttcatcatcatcttcctcatcatcaccataatcatcatcctcatcatcatcttcctcatcgtcgacatcatcttcctcatcatcatcatcaccaccatcatcatcattggcatcatcatcaccataatcatcatcctcatcatcatcatcatcatcaccacaatcatcatcatctttctcatcttcctcatcatcaccataatcatcatcttcctcatcgtcatcatcatcttcctcatcatcatcattttcctCATCGTCAACATCATTTTcctcatcatcatcttcctcatcGTCATCATTAACTttctcatcttcatcatcatcttcctcatcatcaccataatcatcatcatcttcctcatcgtcaacatcatcttcctcatcatcatcatcatcaccacaaTCATCATCATTGGCATCCTCatcttcctcatcatcaccataatcatcatcctcatcatcatcttcctcatcatcatcatcatcatctttctcatcttcatcatcatcaccataatcatcatcatcttcctcatcgtcatcatcatcttcctcatcatcatcatcatcttcctcatcGTCAACATCATTTacctcatcatcctcatcatcatcttcctcacCGTCATCATCTttctcatcttcatcatcatcttcctcatcatcaccataatcatcatcatcttcctcatcGTCGACATCATCTTCCTCATTATCATCATCAccacaatcatcatcatcattggcatcgtcttcctcatcatcaccataatcatcatcctcatcatcatcttcctcatcgtcatcatcatcatcatcaccaccacaatcatcatcatcatcatctttctcatcttcatcatcatcttcctcatcatcaccataatcatcatcattggcatcgtcttcctcatcatcaccataatcatcatcctcatcatcatcttcctcatcgtcatcatcatcatcatcaccaccacaatcatcatcatcatcatctttctcatcttcatcatcatcttcctcatcatcaccataatcatcatcatcttcctcatcgtcatcatcctcatcataatcttcctcatcgtcatcatcatcttcctcatcatcatcttcctcatcatcatcttcctcatcgtcatcatcatcttcctcgTTGTCAACATCATTTTcctcatcatcatcttcctcatcgtcatcatcctcatcatcatcttcctcatcatcatcatcatcatcttcttcatcatcatcttcctcatcgtcaacatcatcttcctcatcttcataatcgtcatcatcatcttcctcatcgtcatcatcatcatctttctcatcttcctcatcatcaccataatcatcatcttcctcatcgtcatcatcatcttcctcatcatcatcatcatcttcctcatcGTCAACATCATTTTcctcatcatcatcttcctcatcgtcatcatcctcatcatcatcttcctcatcatcaccataatcatcatcttcctcatcgtcatcatcatcttcctcatcaTCTTCCTCATCGTCAACATCATTttcctcatcatcctcatcatcaccatAATCGTCATTTTATCATCGTCATCACCACCAccaggtgacacttcctgtcccagcagcaggtgtgtgtgtgtgcacaggtgTGAGCAGCAGGTGAGGTGTGCAGGTGTGAGGTGTGTACACGGGCGCTGCCAGGTGGATGAAGGTGGTCAAGGTCATCGCTGCGTGTGCCAGGACGGCTTCACGGGAGACACCTGCGACACAGGTGAGGCTGCAGTACCGCTCCCCGCCGCCAGGGGGCGTGTCATGACGTCATGGTGACACCTTTGTGTGGCAGAGTGGTGGTGCAGAGGAGAGGTGGTGAGGGACTACCACCGCCTGCAGCACAACAACATCCTCTGCCAGACCTCCAAACTTTTCACCTGGGTGGAGTGCCGGGGGCCGCTGCCAGGCGGGGGCGGGTCcaggggagggggcggggccaggGGCCACACCCTCTTGCTGCGCTCCTCTGAGGCTCCGACGCAGACGCATCAACTTCCTGTGTGACGACGGCAGCTCACTCACACAGGAAGTGGAGAAACCTGTGGAGTGTGGCTGCAAGTTGTGTGTGTAGcacgacaacacacacacacacacacatagacacatttacacacagacaaCAACACATGTACTAACATATGCGCACATACAGAAATTACAACAAACACACATGTACATTACCACACACACGCAATTAACACACCAACACACTCACTCATACGTaaaacacacattaacacacacacacaaatgttaaaacacacacatgaacacgcgcacaaacatgcacacacgttacccacacacccacaaattttaaaacacacacattaacacacaaacaCGCTCACACGAATGTTAAATCAtacacataacacacacacagaaacatacacacacagaaacactcacaaacacacattaaaacacacacacaaacaaacacacaaacagaggcacacattaacacacataaacattaaaacacacacacaaacatacacacacacattttaaaacacacacaaacacacacaaatatacacacactttAACACTTGCACAAAAACAgttcaaacacacacaaatattaaaacacacgcacaaacatacacacacgttaacccacacacaaacacaaatgttaaaacacacacacaaacagacacacacgttaacacacacacacacacattaaaacacacacatgaacataaaAACCCAAATGTtaaaacacacataaacacacacaaaaacatacacacatgttaacacacacacacaaacagatgcacacattaaaacacacacacccacaaacgttaaaacacacacattaacataaacacacacaaatgttaatacacacacacaaacagatgcacacattaacacacacacacacacttgcacacaaacagatgcacacattaacacacacacacaaccgttaaaacacacacatgaacataaacacacacaaatgttaaaacacacacaaacacgcacacacacacaaacaaatgcacttattaacacacacacacacataaacattaaaacacacacaaatgttaaaACAAACAcactataaacacacacacacccacaaacgttaaaacacacacattaacataaacacacacaaatgttaaaacacacacacaaacagatgcacacattaacacacacacacaaccgttaaaacacacacaaatgttaaaacacacacattaacaccaacacacacacacacacacacaaccgttaaaacacacacatgaacataaacacacacaaacacacaaacagatgcacttaacacacacacacacaaatgttaaaacacacacatgaacataaacacacacatgttaaaacacacacacaaatgttaaaacacacacatgaacataaacacacacatgttaaaacacacacacacatacacacacaaatgttaaaacacacacattaacataaacacacaaatgttaatacacacacacaaacagatgcacacattaacacacacacacttgcacacaaacagatgcacacattaacacacacacaaccgttaaaacacacacatgaacataaacacacacaaatgttaaaacacacaaacacgcgcacacacacacaaacagatgcacacattaacacacacacacataaacattaaaacacacacaaatgttaaaACAAACAcactataaacacacacacacccacaaacgttaaaacacacacattaaaataaacacacacaaatgttaaaacacacacacaaacagatgcacacattaacacacacacacaactgttaaaacacacacatgaacataaacacacacaaatgttaaaacacacacatgaacacacacacacacacaaatgttaaaacacacacattaacaccaacacacacacacacacaaccgttaaaacacacacatgaacacaaacacacaaacagatgcacttaacacacacacacacacaaatgttaaaacacacacatgaacataaacacacacacaaatgttaaaacacacacatgaacata
The Entelurus aequoreus isolate RoL-2023_Sb linkage group LG18, RoL_Eaeq_v1.1, whole genome shotgun sequence DNA segment above includes these coding regions:
- the LOC133634264 gene encoding slit homolog 1 protein-like, yielding MMMMMMTMMMCTNQTPPPACGAWGEWAEPETRDVLAMMVSTAEDNGVLLYNGDNEPIAVELHQGHVRVTYDPGNQAAAAIYSTETVNDGRFHTVELLTFNQMVNLSVDGGQPTTLDSRGRSQAAMVEAPLYVGGMPEEVIPASLSLSSPSANVSNVSSLHGCIRNLYINHELQDFTRGHMKAGVVPGCQACRKLFCLHGVCQPNEAQGPECLCQSGWSGPHCDQPITGGHTGAVGVASTAAAVGPCEGSK